TCTAGGATTTACATCATCAATATTACAATAATACTCCTTCCAACCTGGTTGAGCCCTCGTTGCTTGTACCCTTAGACTTGACGTGGTCAACGTAGAGGTAATCTATAGCTGAATCACGCTTCACAAATCAAACAGAACCATATATACATAGATAGACATGTGCACTGTATACGCGTTAATAGTATTTGATTAGAAAAGCTCAAGACTACACTAAAAGCTTAAAATGATTGCCACTTCAAATTCTCGAATGAATTAGTTTCCCTAATTGGAAAGCAGATGTGACTAGGTATAGGGACGTTTCATGGGTGACGAAAATAAAGTTCAAGTAGCAACAATAATTGTTACTTTAACTTTCAGTCATTTCATTTCTTTAGAGAGTAGTAGAGTTGTTTGTCTATATGTGATAATGGCCTGAACTCTGAAGTGTTTGTCCGGTACTTGTAATATTATGCTTATAACTTTCTAGGAGGAAATGATGGATCATAATGTAAGTGGCATGCCAGGAAGGTGGGTTATTTATCATCATATGTAAAGGAGGAGGCCACCAGTTACGTACTCAGACTTAGCAATAATATTCTCCAGTGTTTGTGTATCTCTTGATCCTCTCACTTCTTTGTGATATAGAACTTGAACTTCATTCACATGTACTGGTCTCCCACATTagcaccctctctctctctctctctctctctctctctctctctctctctctctaatatatATAAGAATGCTACCATGTAAATTGTccccaaaaaagggggagaCATAGCATTATCCTCATGTAAAAGGACGTGAGTTGATCATAAAGAGTCAAACCAAAAGCCATGCCAAAGGTTGCAGCCAACGGTAAGAAACATAAGAATGGGATCAGTACTCTAAAGCTTAAGACAGCGGTGGAGATGCATCAAAAGAGTCTTGATCACTTGTTGCCATTCTCAACTACCGATGATAACAACGTACCAAAAGATGTGAAACAAGGGTACTTTGCAGTGATAGCAGAGGACGATTACAAGCTCAAGAGATTTGTCATTCCATTGACTTATTTGACTCACCCTTCCTTCCTTCAAGTGGCCATATATTGGAGCAAGCAGCCGAAGTGTAGGGTTTCTATGGTGAGGGTGCACTCACACTCCCTTGTTCTCCAAGAGAACTTGAGCGAATACTCGATGAGGAGTAGGAGAAGGACAGATAATTCAGTGATGAAAAACTCATCCGGAATGATATTTTGCTTGTGAAATTATTGATTGTATGTGCTGAGAGTGTACATGGAAGGTCAAGTTATCTATTCTCTTAACAGTTTAAATGCTAATGCTTGGGCGACTGTTCTCATCCTTTTGTATTTACCATCTGGGTTGGCACATCCCACGACTCCAGAATTTTAGTGAGAGGTGAAATTCATGAATACCATGATAATGTAATGTCATCTGTTTGACGAAAATATAAAAGGTCGAAGAGAATGATCATCATAGCATTGTTGATCACTTGGACGTCCGTAATCCATCTCTGCAACTGAAGAGAAGCTTTAGAAAATCGCAGGGCTACTCTGAGAGCAAAACTAACCCTAGTTTTGGTGTTGCTTCATGCCGAAAGAGGAGATGATATTTTCGTTAACCGTTACAAGATCGGCTTATGCTGTTTTCTCTTCAACTTAACCGAACCCATTAACACATTATAACTGCATCACCACACACGCATATTCAACACAATAACTCTCAATGTTTGATGTATTCAACGGACTTGGTAAATGAGACCGAATTTGAGTTCAGAAAATATGGAATACCATCTTTGAAATTGATAAGAGAACCCCACAGACAATTTCGGCCAAACTTTTAGACATGAAGATAAATCCAAAATTGCAACCCAGCAAAACAAAACACTACTGAAATCCATATATCATTACAAGCCATCCCATACAAAAACTGACTAGAAGCCAAGTAACGGGGATGGTGAATAGTAGAATAAGATCACCATAAATTTCAAGTACAATGTCAGGTTCAAATTGAATAGATAAAAATGACATAATCCAAACACGCGTATCCGCTCAACAAGAAATTACCAGCCGTCATATATCGTATTGGTGTCCACAGCCGAGAATAAACAAAATTCTAAATGCATGATGTGAATATAGGAGGAAAAAATATTCCAGCTAACCAAAGTAGAGAACCTTCATCGCCTCCTCTGCTCCCTTGGCTGTTCTCATAATCTCCACCTAGAGAGCACATTGTAAAGACCACTGGTCCTCTTTCATAGTGAATCATATAACCCTATTATAACAAAGAAGACAAGCCTAAAACGTGCTTCAATCGGACAAACCAGCTTTCTTCTTCAAGTGCTTCTTGAAGTCCATGATATCACCCTCCCATCGTGTCACTTTCTGATTCTCACACAGCCAGATCTCGTGGGCCACCTGGTTTATGAGCCTAAAATCGTGGCTAACGAGCACCATACCACCATCCCACTCGTTCAAGGCCTCAGCCAACGAGTCAATAGTCTCAATATCCAAGTGATTAGTAGGTTCATCCAACAAAAGCATCTGGGGTTGTCGAAACGCCAGCCACGCGAAAATCACTCTGCTCTTTTGCCCGTCAGACAAATTCTTCATGGGCATCACCTGGGCTTTTCCGGTCAGCCCAAACCTGCCTATCGCCGCCCTCATCTTCTCTTCCTCGTTTCCTGGGTATTCTTTTATCATAAACTGGAGAGCGGGCATCTCTAGGTCAAGTTTCTCAGCCAAATGCTGGTGGTACTGAGCAATCCTCAGGTGGTTGTGCCGCTTGACCATGCCGTCGAGGGGGGTCAACTCCCCTGTCATCAGCTTCAGCAAAGTACTCTTCCCAGCTCCATTGGGCCCCACTAGAGCTATTCTAGAGTCCAAATCTACTCCAAAATCAAGATCCCTATAGAGAATGTTCTCGGGGTTGTAGCCAAAAGAGACTTCCGAGAATTGGAGTACAGGAGGCGGAAGCTTCCCGACATCAGGAAATCGGAAAACCAGAACCTGATCTCTAGCCACCTTCTCTGTGAGACCACCTCTCTCCATTTTTGCCAGGGTTTTCTCTTTGCTCTGCGCCTGGCGGGCCAGTTTTGCTGATCCGTGTCCAAAGCGGGCAATGTACTCCTTCATATTGGCAATCTGCTCCTGCTCCCACTTGTattgtttcatttggttttcttCTAGGTCCCCACGAGTTTGAACATACTGGTCGTAGTTACCGGTGTAAATCTTCAGTTTCTTGCTTTGCATGTGGATGATGTTAGTGCAAACACCATTCAAGAAGTCCTGCGAGTGTGAAACGACGACCAAAATGCTCTCGAAATTCTTCAAAGTTTCCTCCAACCAGACACAAGCTTCCAAATCTGTTATTGGAAGATCAACCGCAAGTTCACTATTAACATTTCTAAACCGCAGGATCAAAGGGGATCGagggagaaaaatgagaaggaaaACAAAGCTTCATATCAACCACATCAACAATTAGTGATAACAGAATTATTCTCAGTCAAGGTCACTAGTTTTTGGCCTTACCATCTAAAACTTGACCAAACATATCTTGTAACATCATAATCAGCTAAATCTGAATTGAATGACCTTAACACCATATCAACATCTGACAGCGTTTGTATTATTTGGGCGTTTAGGCCATCAGGTGATGCGGGCTTTGCCCCTTAGATGTATTTTTCAACCTTCGGTTCGAATTTCCCTTCCCCCTTTCCCTAAATAAGATTGTTacttttgctgatcaaaaaaaaaaaacatctgaCAGCAAGCCCATGTTACCTGGAATTCGGAATCCTTTCGCTATGGTGAAAGGGAATGTGGTACGCCACATGCCTTGAACTTTCATAGATAGGTAGGCTTCTACAGGTTACAATATTCTAATGTAATTAATTCATTGAGGGCTTGAAGCAACcaccataaaataaaagagtatTATCACTTCAAAAAGTTTCTAAATAAATCGCAGTTCTATGAGCCTTGTGGCCAAACTTTTACATTTTTTCCTTGAGAAGCTCTACTCGTGATTTTATATAGTATTTTCACCATAATATTGCTCCCTATCGACTCTAACAGTTCCCATCGATGGCTTGATGGACTGTGGACGTCTACATCAAGTCAGCAACATTActacatttctttttttcttttcctccaaggAAACTGTAAAGAAGATAGAATGAAAAACCTTTTGAGACTGCTCTGGATCCCTAAAATTCAGTGTTTTTGTAACATTTTTCAAAACGAGCATTCCAGACATCGATCGCTAGGGTATTACTATATTCGTATTAGTATTTGGGTAACACATTGTTATTGCAAAATTCCCAACAAGGGGAGACATAAATTTGACAGCACCAAaggcaataaaaaaaataagtccgcacaatgaaaagaaaaaagccaGTGGAACTTACCAAGATGATTGGTGGGTTCATCGAGCAACAGGATGGTTGGATTCATAAACAGAGCCCTTGCCAGAGCAATCCTCATTCTCCAACCTCCAGAGAAGTCacgtgttttcttttcttgcatcTTCTGGTTAAAACCAAGACCAAACAAGATCTCAGCAGCTCGCTTCTCAGCAGTTGATGCATCCATGGCTTCCAAACGTTCATAAATGCGATCAAGATTTTCTCCACCACCATCCTCCTAAAACAGCAACAATCAACACAGTTTTGTGATTAAGGTCCTGAAATTACCAAGCTCCAAGACACGACTCTCTTCGTTTGTAAGTTCCCAGAATCAGCTTTGGAGAATCGAGAATCTAAAAATCATTCTAATGCTTTCCCCAAAtgacttttttaaaaataaaccacgaaaataaattctagaaacagtcaaccaaacaagtttctgaaaaaacagATTCTGAAAACTGTAACCAAAAAAGAACACTCAGACAAACCTGCCCGGCCAACGCTTCAGCTTCTTTCTCCAACCTCAACCTCTCCTCATCACAGCTCACAACAGCCTGAAGTGCAGACATGTCAGAAGCCTCAATCTCCCTGGAAAGGTGATGAATATCCATGTGGTCGGGAATGGGAAGCTCTCTACGTCCTATTGCAGTAAGAAGTGTAGATTTCCCACAGCCATTCAATCCAAGTAAACCATATCGTCTGCAAAGAAAATAGTATGAGTCAAACAGATATATACATGCACCATACAGTGGCATAATAGGGCCCAGAACAAACCTGCCATAGTTTAGTTCCAGTTCAGAATCGACGATAAGATCGTGTCCGTGGAAAGTGAGTGATAGAGACTCTATCTGCAAAGGCAGCACAGTTCTTCCTCAGTATCAAGAATTAAGCAGCTAGGACAAATAAGATTACTAACTAGATCAGTTCTGCataacaaatgatttttgatgcATGTCATTACCTCATCCACAAGTGGTCCAACAAGATTGGTTGAACAAACGGGACATATTCACAAAAGTGTTCATGAAACTAAGCTGGCAACATAGTTGGCAGAACACTCTGGCGACACACCCATCTGCTTGCCTAGGCGCTCGTCTAGGTGCATCAAGCTAGCAACAATAAGCTAAAAGTGAGACTCACTAGAGATTAGAAAGTTTACATCATCCAGGTAACCTCTATGAGTCGTGCAGGGCATCACAGAGTTGCTTTATGTCAAGAATAGACTCCATATCAAATAGTGAACGGAGACAAAAAGAAACTATTACCAGTTCAAGACTAAAGACTTGCATTGATGTGTAGATGGCCAGAATGACTTGATATGTAGATTGTTATCTTTCAAGTAAAGTGTGATAATTACACTGGTAACTGGTTGACTTGAAAGCAATCCATGAATGTTTGGTAACTTGTCAAAACTGATTTGGCACGATAATACCATAGCGCAACATGTTGGTCAGGTCATCCATGCATTCAAATGAATTTAAGGCGGATCAACTATAATGCAAAAAGTACCAAATTCCCCAATTACAGGCCTTTCTTATCTTCTTTTCCGTTTCCTTTTTTGGTAGGTGAGTGCTCTCATACCTCTGAAAGAAGGCCCCTTGCAAGCAATTGGTAGACCGACAGAAATCAACCTTCTACTTCTCACAAATAAGTATATGAATGCCGTTTATGTATAAAAGAACATGGTTACATAATCGGCAAGAACAAACTCCATATTTCCTCCCCCTCCCTGTGCCCTCAAAATTTGGTTCCCACCTTGCATCTTCTAGGAGGTGAACATAACAGCATTTTCTCATAAATGATATCACCAAACACATTTCATGTTCTAATTAAATCCTCCCTCTTAATGCAAGATTGTGACTCCACGTATTTAGCTTGCCCTTGTATAGATGGACTCAGAATATCTTTGATGACTATCACCGAAAGCTAATGTAGTAGGATAGGTTTCCTCAAGTGGCACCAGACTTTGCAGCCATCAAGAGACTAACTTTGCCATGTTTATCCCTGAGGTTAGCCATCAAGAAACTAATTTCTTCAAGTACTGAGGTATAATCAATAGTGACCAGGCTTGGCAATCTGCCCCGTCCCGTCCCAAACGGGGCGGGTTTTCCACCATATTTTCAGGTATAGGGTCGGGGCAAAAATTATAATACCCGACCAGGTTCAGGGTGACGGTAACGCGCCCCgatctatatatatacttgttccaattttctttttgctttactGTGGTGTAAAGAAAGTGTTGCAATTTCAGAACACAATCTCTATTTTCTGACGATATTTCACTTGTTACTATGGCTGGAGGAATGTTGAATTGCAACATGGATTTATTTTGAGATTGTGGTAGAATGAATACTTCCAGTCGTCCAAGCGGTAGCCTGCAACTATACAGTAGATTAGGATTGGTgacggggcggggcgggtaaaTCCGTTACCCGACAGGGTTGGGAACAGGGGAATTTTTCATTACCCGATCGGGTTTCAGGACGGGTTTGGGGAGTTCGGGAATTTTAGGGTCGGGGTACATCAAAACCCGCCCGGCCCtgccccgttgccattcctatTAGTGACGTAGAATAGAGACGTGCTTCACCCCAACCATTGTCATCCTTATACAATAATACCTTTGACCAAGACTTGTAGCATAACACAATAAACCAAATTTTTTAAGGGCAAGAGCCTAAGATCATAAATTATGAAATTCCTTCCTAGGGTCTACCAAAATTTCATTGTATCACCTAATAAATTTGCTTTTGGTGTCTTGTTACTTTGGAAAGGTATTTGCGAAGCCCATATGTTGTTCTATTTACATTTCCTCTACTTCAGGACAAACATGTGAAAACAAGTTAAACCCCAGAAGGTGTCAACCATTTCGTGTTCACTTTCTTTGGTTCaacagttggccgtctcaaccaTATATGGCTGCTTAGGCTCCACTATAGTGCATTCATCTATGATCTATCCCTATTGTAGCTAGACTCCTCAATAACACACAATTTTCATTGGACCTGGCGCCCCACCACCACCTGACGCCTTCTTTTCACAATTCCACCAAATTTGACTGTAGTTGCTAGTGGGCCACAGGGTTGCCTCCCACAATGTTACAATCATTTTAAATGTTATGAGGCCTCCTCCTCCTGCTGTCACATAGCATAAGCTTATTTGGTTCCCCAAGTACATTCCTAGACAAAACTTCATCCACTGGTTGGCCATCGGAGGGAAGTTAAGAAGAAAGAATACACAGAAACTGGGAAGTTGTAGATTCTGTAATCTATCTCCTACATCATCAAGTATTGCTCACATAAACTCGTGAATTAGAGAGTGCTAATGGATTCTGCATATGACTCCAGGACTTACAGACACCGGAAATCAAATAAACACCGCTCTTCTTTAATActgtaatttttctttaatactGCAATTTTTACAAGTATTTTACATATAAACACCATTTCCAATTTAATCCTGCGTACACATACAGTAGAGAAGAATATACGAGTGATTAATACACATTCCCAACATATCTTTCTTCTATCAAGGGTTCTACGAATTGACATGTTTACAAAAGTAATCATATTAAATTTCTTTACCTGTATCTTCAAATACAAGACTAATAGAAAAAGCAAGGGTCTGAAAACCATGCTAAAAATGGAACCAACTgaaacaatccaaaaaaaataaaaagataaggCCTTTCAGGATAAAGTTACCCGAATATCCCTGGAGAGAGGATGCGAACAGAGGACACCAGTACAAGTCCGATCCGAAATCTGAAGCGCGTCGACTCCGTTGGACACGTCATCGACGGTAGCGGTAGCCTTAGACGACGCCGCAGCCGCCACGGCCTTCCCTCCTCTCTTGGCGGCCGCCGCCGCCTTCTTCTGGGCCGCCTTCTTCTTGCTCGCATCCGACACCATCTATTCCACACAAAAAACACGGAAATCAATCCAAATcgatccaaaaaaataataataattagtaAAGGCGAAAAGAGATGTAGAATGGGATATGGGTAACGTACGGTAGAGAAGTGAGGTGAGATCTGAGGGGAGAGAGTGGAGATCTAGGGTTTCGTGCGTGGATTGCTTGGACAGGGTAGTTTGCGCGAGGTTTAGCCTTTTTTCTCTACCTAGGTCGGAAGAGGAGAGGCGCCGAGAGAGGGATGCccaggtagagagagagagagacagagagagagggtttgagCCTTCGAGGGTTTTGATCAGCGGCGGTTTGGAAATTTATATGGTATATGTGGAATCTAGAGAAACACGTGTCGGAATCGAAGGGGGATATACTGGAGTACCAAATTTGTTAGCCTCCTCCCTGATTTCgaattagaaaaatatgaaGGCCTTCTTAGTTTAGCACATttggatattttagttttggtagtggatgaagagaaaaaataggataatgatggAAAAGaagggtaatgagtagagagagacaaagagaaaaatgaaattaataattagagaaatagggtaatgattgaaaaacaaaattaaaacaaagtaaatatgcTAAACGAATAAGGCcgaagtttttttgttttttatttctcacaaaaccttttttttttttttttgacaagacacaAAAACAAAGTGTCTTTTTTAGATTACAGTgaactcttttatttttttcttctttttaacaGAGGCCCTACAGTCAGGCCACTAAATGAATCCGATTGTGCAATCCAAACATCTGAAGGAGTTAGCACGGCTACACCAGTAACAACCTCCCAATTACTTCAGGGTCTTGAAGAGTGCTCACAAAACATGGGTATCTGCCACATTGGTAGGGTGAACTGA
The sequence above is a segment of the Rhododendron vialii isolate Sample 1 chromosome 13a, ASM3025357v1 genome. Coding sequences within it:
- the LOC131314949 gene encoding ABC transporter F family member 1-like; this translates as MVSDASKKKAAQKKAAAAAKRGGKAVAAAASSKATATVDDVSNGVDALQISDRTCTGVLCSHPLSRDIRIESLSLTFHGHDLIVDSELELNYGRRYGLLGLNGCGKSTLLTAIGRRELPIPDHMDIHHLSREIEASDMSALQAVVSCDEERLRLEKEAEALAGQEDGGGENLDRIYERLEAMDASTAEKRAAEILFGLGFNQKMQEKKTRDFSGGWRMRIALARALFMNPTILLLDEPTNHLDLEACVWLEETLKNFESILVVVSHSQDFLNGVCTNIIHMQSKKLKIYTGNYDQYVQTRGDLEENQMKQYKWEQEQIANMKEYIARFGHGSAKLARQAQSKEKTLAKMERGGLTEKVARDQVLVFRFPDVGKLPPPVLQFSEVSFGYNPENILYRDLDFGVDLDSRIALVGPNGAGKSTLLKLMTGELTPLDGMVKRHNHLRIAQYHQHLAEKLDLEMPALQFMIKEYPGNEEEKMRAAIGRFGLTGKAQVMPMKNLSDGQKSRVIFAWLAFRQPQMLLLDEPTNHLDIETIDSLAEALNEWDGGMVLVSHDFRLINQVAHEIWLCENQKVTRWEGDIMDFKKHLKKKAGLSD